In Theileria parva strain Muguga chromosome 4 map unlocalized ctg_529, whole genome shotgun sequence, one DNA window encodes the following:
- the RABF2B gene encoding uncharacterized protein — MKRSYKTVLLGDASVGKSSFAVRLTKGEFSDNTNSTIGAAFFTYTVHNDYSDPQKRLNINSDGKFTDKLSDGPSQSQQSSIISQSGRTSIISQSDRSTHTDRTITQSDRTITQSDRTITPDLRTNQDLRNTQSDLRTPVGSSYDENITIKFDIWDTAGQERFKSIAPIYYRGAACAIVILDISSPPTLQHAAFWVNQIRVANNNETIIVLVGNKVDLLGNTPETLQTLANAKAYAREQSISFVETSAKTGKNISYVFELLAQEISKDPFRWDKTASNSSKSSSKPLKDDANKDKINKNKCCSLL, encoded by the coding sequence ATGAAGCGTAGTTATAAGACTGTCTTGCTTGGTGACGCTTCAGTAGGAAAATCAAGTTTCGCAGTAAGACTAACCAAGGGCGAATTCTCAGATAACACAAACTCCACAATCGGAGCCGCTTTCTTCACCTACACCGTACACAACGACTACTCAGACCCCCAGAAACGTCTAAATATCAATTCTGACGGGAAATTTACCGATAAATTATCTGATGGACCATCGCAATCTCAACAAAGTTCAATAATCTCACAGTCTGGACGAACTTCAATAATCTCCCAGTCTGACCGAAGCACTCACACAGACAGAACTATCACCCAGTCAGACAGAACCATCACCCAGTCAGACAGAACCATAACTCCTGATCTTAGAACAAATCAGGATCTTAGAAATACACAATCTGATCTTAGAACTCCGGTGGGATCAAGTTATGATGAGAATATAACGATTAAGTTTGACATTTGGGATACGGCGGGTCAGGAGCGTTTTAAGAGTATAGCTCCGATATACTACAGAGGTGCCGCCTGTGCCATTGTTATTCTTGATATCTCTTCACCACCTACGCTGCAACACGCGGCGTTTTGGGTTAATCAAATCCGTGTCGCCAATAACAATGAGACGATAATTGTGTTGGTTGGGAATAAAGTTGATTTACTCGGGAATACTCCAGAGACCCTACAAACTCTAGCGAATGCTAAGGCATACGCCAGGGAGCAGTCAATTTCATTTGTTGAAACCAGTGCCAAAACTGGCAAGAACATAAGTTACGTGTTCGAGTTGCTGGCACAGGAGATTTCAAAGGACCCGTTCCGCTGGGACAAAACTGCATCCAACAGCTCCAAATCCTCATCCAAACCCCTCAAAGATGATGCcaataaagataaaatcaACAAGAATAAATGCTGCAGCCttttataa
- a CDS encoding UPF0652 protein, which yields MDSVGIRELNYLIRHLDDDSLNKVLTELSKSSNVSNIIKETAPEIYNKYVIDSEMVLHEATGLQLMDVDVSSDSADGDVQLDSCDPEADFDYIAVAKLVPLRLSVIERKLMRLLESTLTISEYTDKVDVISNTSKNRVILRETKEIFAVLTALAIAYNYDAGKKLLNEQDYYSNREFFCNIFEIGRRYKILNPDRMRSSYGKLIYFLMDTQKPEIKEILNFNTVVPVNTVYTFLQRKKNGLKLLNDPNLKHAIQCIIPENKSRGEIDMEIRKKEDAIKYLVNKYSTVHSTAGRMLNFSFLHRNFYSKLCSHNSDDDSTSDDPELSGEDIEKCLYSLNDYNTNIVIYILPINKMIHLLTTNYHPVNPNPLNPNDPDSAEYSDYPVDGAILGYSGDEYDLSIRYGRDGSRLNHTHDKQYNYVYQTLLLWKEICTQLYNLWYCAELDLLSDSNRYQLKNTGQGLNRIQECHNVYNIMRKILKKVQTKLNYINWIGSSTIHLGDHNVPNSLLFIDKYLQIPRILIPVLNCVDSLPRLYTSNTNIRSYIDNEFGSITRLKMTILTDFFRHGFDGSGADNFNDAGSCIDGRLTSAWNWCNQIEKKNYYNFFLLTGFNGFDGRFNE from the exons aTGGATTCGGTCGGTATTAGagaattaaattatttaatacgTCATCTCGACGACGATTCCCTTAACAAAG TCTTGACGGAATTATCTAAAAGTAGTAATGTTTCAAACATCATCAAAGAAACAGCCCCggaaatttataataaatac GTGATAGACTCTGAGATGGTGTTGCATGAGGCTACTGGGTTACAGTTGATGGATGTTGACGTTTCCAGTGACTCTGCTGACGGTGACGTGCAGCTTGATTCCTGTGACCCTGAGGCTGATTTCGACTACATCGCGGTGGCTAAACTTGTCCCCCTGCGGCTCAGTGTCATTGAGCGGAAGCTGATGCGTTTACTGGAGAGTACTCTCACAATCTCTGAATACACAGATAAAGTCGATGTGATTTCAAACACCTCCAAGAACCGTGTTATCCTAAGGGAAACCAAGGAGATATTCGCAGTGCTGACTGCGTTAGCAATTGCGTACAACTATGACGCCGGGAAGAAGCTATTGAACGAGCAAGACTACTACAGTAACAGGGAGtttttttgtaatatttttgaaattGGGCGGAGGTATAAGATTTTAAACCCTGACCGCATGCGCTCATCCTACGGgaagttaatttactttCTAATGGACACACAAAAACCTgaaattaaagaaattcttaattttaacactgtGGTACCCGTTAACACTGTTTACACTTTTCTACAACGCAAGAAAAACGGACTTAAACTACTCAACGATCCAAACCTCAAACACGCCATACAAT GTATAATACCTGAGAATAAGAGTCGTGGTGAGATAGACATGGAGATCCGTAAGAAGGAGGACGcgataaaatatttggTGAATAAGTACTCGACAGTGCATTCCACCGCTGGCAGGATGTTAAACTTCTCATTCCTGCACCGTAACTTCTATTCCAAGCTTTGTTCCCACAACAGTGATGATGACAGTACGTCTGATGATCCGGAATTAAGTGGCGAGGATATTGAAAAGTGTCTATACTCTTTGAATGATTATAATACGAACATTGTTATATATATCTTAccaattaataaaatgattCACCTGCTCACCACAAATTATCATCCTGTCAATCCCAATCCCTTAAATCCAAATGATCCAGACAGCGCTGAATACTCAGATTACCCCGTGGACGGTGCTATCTTAGGATATTCGGGTGACGAATATGATTTGAGTATAAGGTATGGCAGAGACGGGAGTAGGCTAAATCACACGCATGATAAGCAGTATAATTACGTGTACCAGACTTTACTACTGTGGAAAGAGATTTGCACACagttatacaatttatGGTACTGTGCAGAGCTGGATTTACTAAGTGATAGTAACAGATATCAACTCAAGAACACAGGACAGGGCCTAAACAGGATCCAGGAATGCCATAACGTATACAACATCATGAggaaaatactaaaaaaaGTACAAActaaacttaattatattaactgGATCGGCTCAAGCACTATACACCTGGGAGACCATAACGTCCCCAACTCCCTTCTATTCATCGATAAATATCTACAA ATCCCTAGGATATTAATCCCTGTATTGAATTGTGTGGATAGTTTACCTCGTTTATACACGTCAAACACTAATATTAGATCATATATTGACAATGAGTTTGGTTCGATAACTCGTTTGAAGATGACGATTTTGACTGACTTCTTCAGACATGGCTTTGACGGCTCAGGCGCTGATAATTTCAACGACGCCGGCAGCTGCATTGACGGCAGACTCACATCCGCCTGGAACTGGTGTAACCAAATCGAAAAGAAAAACTACTACAACTTCTTCCTCCTCACCGGCTTCAACGGATTCGACGGAAGATTCAACGAATAA
- a CDS encoding Cyclin domain protein, whose translation MEENCVCGIEFNSVKNSTHYKNWFIDSTQKLNSIQLNTYQHAAKLLKRGDGVRIPSFEEELWLIKYYSLQLSQFVNANNLKPSVKETSLVLFNRFYLRRSLLQYDPRIIMFTCITLATKLEDMWRSVYIDKLLYKINNLNITKVFEMEAIVCDVLNFNLNILHLSDSIHILIQLLINYIRESLEVEGINEYIGVILYMFKQAEITSLIMVESPTLMFLYTPAQLALSVILQLVKSTSLSTILSIESFVTTQLLNGDETYLMKLLSLTQSINDEYNDFIKFRDDLTNQSKAQNIMDLYVKIYETSVTG comes from the exons atggAAGAGAATTGTGTGTGCGGAATTGAGTTTAATTCAGTCAAGAATTCCAcacattataaaaattggTTCATTGATTCCACACAGAAACTCAATTCCATACAACTAAACACTTACCAACACGCCGCCAAACTCCTCAAAC GAGGTGACGGTGTTAGGATTCCGAGTTTTGAGGAGGAGTTATGGCTCATTAAGTATTACTCACTTCAACTATCGCAATTCGTAAACGCCAATAATCTCAAACCTTCAGTTAAA gAAACGTCATTGGTGTTGTTTAACAGGTTTTATTTGCGACGTTCACTGCTTCAATACGATCCCAGAATTATCAT GTTTACGTGTATAACATTGGCAACTAAGCTTGAGGACATGTGGCGTTCAGTGTACATTGACAAGCTTTTATACAAGATTAATAACCTCAACATCACAA aAGTGTTTGAGATGGAGGCGATAGTCTGCGACGTTTTGAACTTCAACCTCAACATCTTACACCTCAGCGATTCCATCCACATTCTCATACAACTTCTCATCAAT TATATAAGGGAGAGTTTGGAGGTGGAAGGCATAAATGAATACATTGGCGTTATCTTATACATGTTTAAACAAGCTGAAATTACCTCACTCATCATGGTCGAATCACCCAC GTTAATGTTTTTGTATACGCCGGCGCAATTGGCATTATCTGTAATCTTACAACTTGTTAAATCCACCTCACTTTCCACCATTCTCTCCATTGAATC ttttGTGACAACTCAATTACTAAATGGAGATGAAACTTATTTAATGAAACTGCTCTCACTCACTCAATCCATCAAC gaTGAATATAATGACTTTATAAAGTTCCGAGATGACTTGACAAACCAATCTAAAGCAc agAATATTATGGATTTATAcgttaaaatttatgaaaCTTCCGTAACGGGGTGA
- a CDS encoding putative integral membrane protein, with translation MLKKFVVLLVGVLMLYVNPVSASLFGCSADRQRCLNQCAEKNRVGAFSGIKATSCKARCLLSECLFYPRKEKKSAHPSDRLRGFAI, from the exons atGTTGAAAAAGTTTGTTGTGTTGTTGGTGGGAGTGCTGATGTTGTATGTGAATCCGGTATCAGCATCGTTATTTGGCTGTTCAGCGGATAGGCAGAGGTGTTTAAACCAATGTGCAGAAAAGAACAGAGTCGGGGCTTTCAGCGGAATCAAAGCCACGAGC tgtAAAGCCAGATGCCTTTTATCGGAATGTCTGTTTTATCCCAGAAAGGAAAAGAAAAGCGCCCATCCCTCAGATAGACTAAGAGGCTTCGccatataa
- a CDS encoding Male gamete fusion factor family protein produces the protein MSSLGPFRSVFTSLIYFSILHILGFTSLFNFYTTDSTGFFFVDSAVTGNITQCVRNSDKLFDDQTCVQRLHTNVDVSHGLREYHYIYRRKDDLSKGLYLVLKTSNTSLLYTLNYQTMVPLYYTDHTERWTYSEISGELKTSCKSVQNSKCTKKTQVPPGIDFLPRVCCICGLNVHKPTPRADFKCGGFLAMGGRTALSMSCLEISEPWYKLYKTSYPPAISRSVTVNIYKFDSSTGIIPDVTLEDEDKFDNYDFKKREKKDPVIKSPEIKSRSTKEITGKKDELHPNFRRIIIDDTVKEEHINDLDVKITLLSSNTKDGSAPPLFDKYVAIPSFPRTNETVKGSSLMDKCQDSTWKTKPECPKYMNPSLCDIWRCTLNMRTVKMSAVDTDGLMCDKIGLSMKRWANQEEICNSSPGSCLKNQLKHYFDQEKDEAKLPKLYGVEPTFTAVKKDLSLPAVKEANKTTLDDPNRIHTLTYIHSKDDVTRLKIDTFDATVTEIISDFPGFIVSAKMDGECEVSSEKGCNMELDVKNMGVKKSEFTVRANCYDDPDLKNEVAQISETTLSIDGNKNKTVSIPIKLTGSLASEKGYCNIILLSGKKEMLDGMKMEIKVKVKKETFGKDPVKVQDIVAAPSPKDKLTTPQVINPIVINQPGSKNDTKKEEESQCKCASWNIFCMLINFKICVSSYVSKVLFYVLIALGILLLLILLPVLIPLIVSLFKALAGLIKTPLEALEQRRLKKKNNTQLEV, from the exons ATGAGCTCTTTAGGCCCTTTTAGAAGTGTGTTCACTTCCCTTATATACTTCTCAATCCTACACATTCTCGGCTTTACATCACTATTCAATTTTTACACCACTGATAGCACTGGTTTCTTCTTTGTTGACTCAGCAGTGACCGGAAACATAACCCAATGTGTTAGAAATAGCGATAAACTCTTCGATGATCAAACTTGTGTACAAAGATTGCACACCAACGTCGATGTCTCACATGGACTC AGGGAGTACCATTACATATATAGAAGAAAAGATGATTTATCTAAGGGATTATACTTGGTGTTAAAGACCTCAAACACTTCTCTACTCTACACTCTCAATTATCAAACT atGGTCCCGTTGTATTATACGGATCATACGGAGAGGTGGACGTATAGTGAGATTTCAGGTGAGTTGAAGACCTCGTGTAAGAGTGTGCAAAATTCTAAATGCACTAAAAAAACTCAAGTTCCACCAGGTATTGATTTCTTACCCAGAGTCTGCTGTATCTGCGGACTGAACGTACATAAACCAACGCCAAGAGCTGATTTTAAATGCGGAG GATTTCTGGCTATGGGAGGTAGGACAGCGTTGAGTATGAGTTGTTTGGAGATAAGTGAGCCCTGGTATAAGCTTTACAAGACCAGTTACCCACCAGCCATAAGCAGAAGTGTTACTGTTAACATTTACAAATTCGATTCATCCACTGGAATTATCCCAGACG tgACATTGGAGGATGaggataaatttgataattatgaCTTTAAGAAGCGGGAGAAGAAGGACCCGGTGATCAAGTCACCGGAGATCAAATCACGCTCCACTAAAGAAATAACGGGAAAAAAAGATGAATTACACCCCAATTTCAGACGCATCATCATCGATGATACCGTCAAAGAAGAACATATCA ATGATTTGGATGTGAAGATAACGCTGTTGTCGAGTAATACGAAGGATGGCTCTGCGCCCCCgttatttgataaatacGTAGCCATACCATCATTCCCAAGAACCAATGAAACCGTCAAAGGCTCATCACTCATG GACAAATGTCAAGACAGCACCTGGAAAACCAAACCCGAATGTCCCAAAT ATATGAATCCATCGTTGTGTGATATATGGCGTTGTACGTTGAATATGAGGACTGTGAAGATGAGTGCGGTGGATACGGATGGGTTGATGTGTGATAAAATCGGCTTATCAATGAAGAGGTGGGCAAACCAAGAGGAAATTTGTAACTCAAGCCCCGGCTCATGCCTCAAAAATCAGCTGAAACACTACTTCGATCAGGAAAAAGATGAG GCCAAATTACCAAAATTGTACGGAGTAGAGCCAACGTTTACAGCGGTTAAAAAAGATCTGTCATTACCAGCAGTAAAGGAAGCAAATAAAACAACTCTGGATGATCCAAACAGAATTCACACTCTCACTTATATCCACTCTAAGGACGATGTTACCAGACTTAAAATCGATACCTTCGACGCCACAGTCACCGAAATCATCTCCGATTTCCCCGGGTTCATCGTCTCCGcaaa GATGGACGGAGAGTGTGAGGTATCTTCGGAGAAAGGCTGTAACATGGAATTGGACGTTAAAAACATGG gggTTAAGAAGTCGGAATTTACCGTTAGAGCGAATTGTTATGATGATCCTGACcttaaaaatgaagttgCTCAGATTTCTGAAACTACACTCAGTATCGACgggaataaaaataaaaccgTCTCTATACCAATCAAACTCACAGGATCACTCGCTAGTGAAAAAGGATACTGCAACATCATTCTCCTTTCCG GAAAGAAGGAGATGTTGGATGGTATGAAGATGGAGATAAAGGTGAAGGTGAAGAAGGAGACGTTTGGTAAGGATCCGGTTAAGGTCCAGGATATAGTGGCTGCTCCTAGTCCTAAGGATAAATTAACC actCCTCAAGTGATTAACCCGATTGTCATTAACCAACCCGGGTCTAAAAATGACACTAAAAAAGAGGAAGAGTCACAATGCAAATGCGCGTCCTGGAATATCTTCTGCATGCTCATCAACT TTAAGATATGTGTTTCGTCTTATGTGAGTaaggtattattttacGTGTTGATTGCACTTGGAATTTTATTGCTTTTGATTTTGTTGCCGGTGTTGATTCCGTTAATTGTTAGTCTCTTTAAGGCTCTCGCTGGACTCATCAAAACACCACTCGAAGCCCTCGAACAAAGAAGATTAAAGAAAAAAAACAATACACAACTTGAAGTTTAA
- a CDS encoding putative integral membrane protein, whose amino-acid sequence MTFTSIFPCNSRIVIFLFFYLVNLSFSFIKNDFNKSFIISQNFPSDDSPNNFGTFNVTPLCANRYSRNSPEMDLLISSINNPSWIHGPLYSNRPYTENQIHKLMESLLKRKIHINDLKRVFYRPVIREGDYYDTEHIFVPPFRPDPHTSTPVDPLGKRGYLRDPFDKPYFAKDPFAKLRTTPKSRDGLEIVGRDIPFIKDGKVCIEKQKYSLEDVLAQTLVSALLEAEEITKFKSKIVKVPTQHPRVLRDSDNSKLVRGDSDDFKLVRGDSDDSKLVREILNDIVVFNKGTPFYIPNVDKEKFETAPGYDYQSFDRKLARNMTLLQELENNTNFSTLFRDILNLQEERSMDLWTQYLSNPLLSYLYKYSNEDKISKLPPDEVMADDLYMSIHLYKHKYLKSLAIKRQYELLNQYIKFNLKRKSTLKVMPYWIWREYWYDRENFYNSNLYEVLREIVITDPRIDLGKVTEGIFDYTNPVKRLNTFNVLSRPSVNNINKYINYAIDKYGQISPKIDQIKHLINSYSKDKLEPIDPFYNTNTINMNDIIDKLVQDYTKNDVMSTVDSLDRPGSGGDQVSNDPVLAPDPVLSPDPVLSPDPVLSPDTVKESVTESVKLDKNLLGYEFRNILSSKNFEEAYKKHNMKYFGTPDYSIKLGQLVKGKVFKVLKDKVIVDIHAHTLAELSLRNFFHSPAEVPMGGFTMLFKAGDELIFEIIELYDHKIEVSLKKIRQFHKYRKILENKHNVFLAKVLQRYQNGILVQYTENTINTIDTENTSATTDTAESGNTTDKSATENVTVDVSNTGFVKLKDLLDKYKNKRDVVDMNLVGQVIPVTFSEFFHVHNVPSLSNKDALKKLQVIYLREDDIIKGLVIKSTPYYLILKFGNLRGYLYVNDMNSETYKQHLITTPRNIIAQVKYINYRDGYVMLSNNDVYELSEDKLMRTNEFLAEFNKYSLEQNLEHYRKFMANYTHHKPTTTYTDTEQLVEWYLY is encoded by the exons ATGACATTTACGAGCATATTTCCCTGTAACTCACGAATTGTCATTTTCCTATTTTTTTACcttgtaaatttatcttttagtttcattaaaaatgattttaataaatcttTTATTATCTCTCAGAATTTTCCGTCTGACGACTCTCCAAACAACTTTGGCACATTTAATGTTACTCCGTTGTGTGCCAACAGGTATTCTCGGAATAGTCCAGAAATGGACTTGTTAATCTCAAGTATAAACAATCCTTCGTGGATTCACGGGCCGTTGTATAGTAACCGTCCCTACACGGAGAACCAAATTCACAAGCTTATGGAATCTCTATTGAAGCGTAAGATCCACATTAATGATCTTAAACGTGTGTTTTACAGGCCAGTGATTAGGGAAGGAGATTACTATGACACTGAGCATATTTTCGTTCCGCCGTTCAGACCTGACCCTCACACTTCAACACCCGTTGATCCATTGGGTAAGCGAGGTTATTTAAGGGACCCGTTTGATAAACCTTATTTCGCCAAGGATCCCTTTGCTAAGCTCAGAACAACGCCGAAGTCACGAGACGGTTTAGAAATAGTTGGCAGGGACATACCATTTATCAAGGACGGCAAAGTGTGCATAGAGAAGCAAAAGTACAGTTTAGAAGATGTTTTAGCACAGACTTTGGTGTCTGCACTGCTGGAAGCGGAGGAGATTACCAAGTTCAAGTCTAAAATTGTAAAGGTACCAACACAACATCCGAGGGTACTGAGGGACTCTGATAACTCCAAATTAGTCCGTGGAGACTCTGACGACTTCAAATTAGTCCGTGGGGACTCTGATGACTCCAAATTAGTTCGTGAGATCCTGAATGACATTGTTGTTTTCAATAAAGGCACGCCGTTTTATATACCAAATGTCGATAAGGAAAAGTTTGAAACAGCGCCAGGCTATGATTATCAAAGCTTCGATAGGAAACTCGCTCGTAACATGACACTACTACAAGAACTTGAAAATAACACAAACTTCTCCACTCTATTCAGAGACATATTAAACCTTCAAG AGGAAAGGAGTATGGATCTGTGGACTCAGTACCTGAGTAACCCTTTACTGTcatatttgtataaatattctaaCGAGGATAAGATTAGCAAGTTACCACCTGATGAAGTCATGGCTGATGACCTGTACATGAGCATTCATCTCTACAAACATAAATACCTCAAATCTCTCGCCATTAAACGACAATACGAACTCCTCAACCAATACATCAAATTCAA tTTGAAGAGGAAGAGTACTTTGAAGGTGATGCCGTATTGGATATGGCGTGAGTATTGGTACGACAGggaaaatttttacaattcGAATTTGTATGAAGTCTTGAGAGAAATCGTGATAACTGACCCGAGAATCGACCTGGGTAAAGTAACTGAGGGAATATTTGACTATACAAATCCAGTAAAAAGGCTCAACACTTTCAACGTATTATCCAGGCCAagtgttaataatattaacaaatatatCAACTACGCCATTGACAAATACGGCCAAATCTCGCCCAAAATTGATCAAATTAAACACCTCATCAATTCGTATTCCAAGGATAAATTAGAACCAATTGATCCCTTTTACAACACaaacactattaatatgAACGACATCATCGATAAACTCGTTCAAGACTATACGAAAAACGATGTTATGAGTACTGTAGACAGTCTGGATAGACCTGGGAGTGGTGGTGATCAAGTGTCGAATGACCCCGTGTTAGCACCTGACCCTGTGTTATCACCTGACCCTGTGTTATCACCTGACCCTGTGTTATCACCTGACACCGTAAAGGAATCCGTAACGGAATCCGTAAAGCTGGATAAAAACCTGTTAGGCTATGAGTTTAGAAATATCTTAAGTAGTAAAAACTTTGAAGAAGCGTATAAAAAGCATAATATGAAATACTTTGGTACGCCAGACTACAGTATTAAGCTGGGCCAACTTGTTAAAGGCAAAGTGTTCAAAGTACTCAAAGATAAAGTAATCGTCGACATCCACGCACACACTCTCGCAGAATTATCACTACGTAACTTCTTCCACTCACCCGCCGAAGTTCCCAT GGGTGGATTTACGATGTTGTTTAAGGCTGGAGATGAGTTAATTTTTGAGATTATTGAGTTGTATGACCACAAAATCGAGGTGTCCCTCAAGAAAATCAGGCAGTTCCACAAGTACCGAAAAATACTCGAAAACAAACACAACGTCTTCCTCGCCAAAGTACTACAACGGTACCAAAACGGGATTCTCGTACAGTACACTGAgaatactattaatactattgaCACTGAGAATACTAGTGCCACTACTGACACGGCTGAATCTGGTAATACTACTGACAAAAGTGCTACTGAAAACGTCACGGTGGATGTATCGAATACGGGCTTTGTGAAACTGAAGGACTTGTTAGATAAGTATAAGAATAAGAGGGACGTGGTTGACATGAACTTGGTGGGCCAGGTGATCCCAGTAACATTTTCAGAATTTTTTCACGTGCACAACGTGCCCTCACTGAGTAATAAAGACGCCCTTAAGAAATTACAAGTTATTTACCTCAGAGAGGATGATATCATCAAAGGACTCGTCATCAAATCCACGCCATACTACCTCATTCTCAAG TTTGGGAATTTGCGGGGATATTTGTATGTGAATGACATGAATAGTGAGACGTACAAACAACACCTCATCACCACTCCCAGAAACATCATCGCCCAAGTCAAATACATCAACTAC CGTGACGGTTATGTAATGTTGAGTAATAATGACGTATATGAGTTGAGTgaggataaattaatgagGACAAATGAGTTTTTAGCGGAGTTTAACAAGTACTCTCTTGAGCAAAACCTCGAACATTACCGAAAATTCATGGCTAATTACACACACCACAAACCAACCACAACCTACACCGACACCGAACAACTAGTCGAATGGTATCTCTACTAA
- the CNOT8 gene encoding CAF1 family ribonuclease family protein, translating to MDEELQIVDVWSDNLEDAFDRIRDLLEQYPYVSIDTEFPGIVVRPTSYLEDYNYQTVKCNVDLLNIIQLGLTFADSDGSSPNSASTWQFNFKFDLHHDMYAQNSIDLLKNSGIDFESHQRRGIDLVHFGELIMSSGLVMNEEIVWISFHGSYDFAYLLKLLTCTNLPSNQSLFFELLHDFFPSLYDIKFLLDERSIELSGRLSLQKLADHLDVKRVGLQHQAGSDSLVTSRTFFKLMQRYFENKLDDQKYQGIIYGLGKSTPPTDKDAYNSTGTEQKKPIQELNGYNSILNYNTQLNFNSNNIINNNSNNIINNALTANNALTANNAPPSANNVSVSANNNVTGTLNGVTAASVNNINVSSIGSNSIGSMNGNHMNSTLGVNFPNSNSFTNTNTFNTNTFNSNTFNSNTFTNSNTFNSSSTFSNTFGGTFGNGTFGTSTFGSSTFGTPNTFNNNNTFNSSNTFGSGNNNTFSNNNTFNNNNTFNSSNNTFGSSNTFNSGSNSTFNGNAFGSGYVGNYVFDKEENGYKWNMQSNVLYDSPFTKSSKDNNILPDVTLYDKKNYY from the coding sequence ATGGATGAAGAACTGCAAATAGTTGACGTGTGGTCTGACAACTTAGAAGATGCATTTGACAGGATCCGTGACCTTCTGGAGCAGTACCCGTACGTGTCAATTGACACAGAGTTCCCAGGAATCGTAGTGAGACCAACATCATACCTCGAGGATTACAACTATCAAACTGTAAAATGTAACGTAGACCTTCTCAACATCATTCAGTTGGGCTTGACGTTTGCCGACTCTGATGGCTCCTCACCAAACAGTGCCTCGACTTGGCAATTTAACTTCAAATTTGACCTCCACCATGACATGTACGCCCAGAACTCCATTGATTTGCTGAAGAATTCTGGCATAGATTTTGAAAGTCACCAGCGCAGAGGAATTGATTTGGTCCACTTTGGCGAGCTGATCATGTCATCGGGACTTGTAATGAACGAGGAAATTGTCTGGATTTCGTTCCACGGCTCTTACGATTTCGCATATCTTCTGAAGCTCCTGACCTGTACCAACCTACCCTCGAACCAGTCGTTGTTTTTCGAGCTCTTACACGACTTCTTCCCCTCACTCTATGATATCAAGTTTCTCCTGGATGAGAGGAGTATTGAGCTCTCGGGCAGATTATCGCTGCAGAAGCTCGCAGATCACCTTGATGTGAAGCGGGTAGGACTCCAACATCAAGCTGGGAGTGACTCTCTAGTAACCTCACGCACATTCTTCAAACTCATGCAAAGATactttgaaaataaactcGACGATCAAAAGTATCAGGGCATTATCTACGGACTGGGAAAGTCTACTCCGCCAACAGATAAAGACGCCTACAACAGTACCGGCACGGAGCAAAAAAAACCCATACAGGAACTCAATGGATACAATAGCATACTCAACTACAACACACAACTCAACTTCAACTCCAACAATATCATCAACAACAACTCCAACAACATCATCAACAACGCTCTCACCGCCAATAACGCTCTCACCGCCAATAACGCTCCCCCCAGCGCCAACAACGTTTCTGTCAGTGCCAATAATAACGTCACTGGTACTCTAAACGGTGTAACTGCTGCCAGTGTAAACAATATAAATGTCAGTAGTATTGGGAGTAATAGCATCGGAAGTATGAACGGGAACCACATGAACAGCACACTCGGCGTTAACTTTCCCAACTCCAACTCTTTCACCAATACCAACACGTTCAACACTAACACTTTCAACAGTAATACGTTCAATAGTAACACGTTTACCAATAGCAACACGTTCAACAGTAGTAGTACGTTTAGTAATACGTTTGGTGGTACGTTTGGAAATGGCACCTTTGGGACTAGCACATTCGGAAGCAGTACCTTTGGGACTCCCAACACCTTCAACAACAATAACACTTTCAACAGTAGTAACACATTTGGTAGTGGTAacaataacacatttaGTAATAACAACACATTCAACAATAACAACACTTTTAACAGTAGTAACAACACATTTGGTAGTagtaacacatttaacaGTGGTAGTAATAGTACATTTAATGGGAATGCGTTTGGTAGTGGTTATGTGGGAAATTATGTGTTTGATAAGGAGGAGAATGGTTACAAGTGGAATATGCAAAGTAATGTTTTATATGATTCGCCATTCACCAAGTCGAGCAAGGACAATAACATACTACCCGACGTCACACTCTACGATAAGAAAAATTACTACTAA